In Ammoniphilus sp. CFH 90114, the DNA window TAGCCAAGGAGACCGCGATGCTCGACTCTGCTAAGAAGATTCTCTTAATGGCTGGGGGCTCCGCGGTGATGAAGTACCAGCAAAATCTCGAGGAAGAACAAGAGATATTAGAAAGCTTAGCGAACCTAATGATTGAGGTTTTCGCCATGGAAAGCGCCATCTTAAGAACGAAGAAAGCGACCCAGCGTGATGGAGTACAGAAGAGTAGTCACAAAATCAATATGACTACGGCTTATGTACACGCAGCCTTTACCAATATAGAGACAACAGCAAAAGAAGTGCTCACCGCGATCTCAGAAGGGGACCATCTCCTCATGCAGTTATCCATTCTCAAAAAACTCGTCCGCTTTAAGCCGATGAACCTGATTCCACTAAAACGGGAGATTGCTAAAAAATTGATTAAAAACAAGAAATACGTAACGTCATAACGAGAAAGACGGCTGGCTATTTCGCCAGCCCTTATTCCTTTTCGATTGATTTATTTCTTGTAACCCGCTACTATGTAGGAGTTGAGTGGCGTGGTAAAAGGAGTGATGAAGACTTGACTTCAAAGAAAGAGTTAATTTATAAAGGGGCATTAAAAGCCTTTTCCCAACATGAGTTTAGTGAAACCACCATGGACTATATTGCGGAGGTGTCCTCCGTTGCAAAAGGAACTCTGTACTACTATTTCAAGACAAAAGAGGAGTTGTTCCTTTACGTTTTAGAGAAAGGGATCGACACCCTTATTCAAGAAGTGGATCAAGTCATCCAAAGTCCTCTTCCCAGGGACGAAATGTTGGTTAAGCTATTAAAGGTTCACTTGAAATTTTTTGCTGAGAAAACAGAGCTTTGTCAACTGCTTATGAGCAAGTTTTGGGGAACTCATACTATGCAGGGAGAGGTGCAAAAGCTGATTCATCGTTACTTTAGTAAAATGGAAGGCTTTTATACCGAACTTCAACAAGAAGGGTACATCTCGGCAACAGCCAATATTCGAACTCTAGCTAGTTCCTTATTTGGTATGGTCATGTTTACGGCTTTACGAGAAATTGAGTTAGGTCATGAAGTGTATACCAAAGAAATTAAAGCCAGCTTAATTATGCTCTGTAACGGCGTATTGAAAGCGGAACAGATTACTCCTTTTCCGCATCACTTGTCTCTAGAAGAATAGGAAATAAAAAATAGGAGGCAACACCGGACGAGCTCTGGTGTTGCCTTCTTTTTGGTTAAATGCTTAGGTACGTGGTTGAACCCACATTCGTAATAATCAGCGGAAGAGAACTAAGAGGTGAGCGCATCTCAGGTGACGGGACGACATCTCTGTCATATTGAGCTAAATATTTGAAGTTGGGGAAGAAGGCTTCTTTCATTAGAAAAGCGCTTTGCATAGAGCCTGGTATACGCAATCGATTGAGAAACATAATGATCATCTCCCCTGATGCAATCCCTACTCCATGGCCAAAATAATTCCCATTTCCAAGATATACCGCATTCTCTCCTTGCCATTCAGGGCTAGAATGGTCGGGATTCTTGAAGTAACGGATATCCCCAGGCAACCCGTCTGAAACCGGTTGTTGGGTAAGGGCAAGATCCTCGTCATAATAGCCATTCCATAAAAATAAATTAGGAAACAATCGGTTGAACGTTGCCTCTGGAATGGTATCCAAGATTGCTTTGTAACATACAATCATAATCGCTGTCGTACATTCAAAAGCATAAAGCCTCCCGTTAACGAAAATGTCTCGAATTCCTTCTGCAGTTGTGACATTGGGCTTTAACAAAAAACCACCATTATCCGTTCGAGTCCAGTAATGCTCGTTGCAGCGGGACGATTCAAAAACAGCAAAGGTAGCCCCGCTATAGCTTAATCCTGCACCAGAGGAGACTAGGTTTTCCCGAAGCTTCAATTCAAAATATAACTGTTTAAAAGATTGATAACTATAAAGTTGTGGACTCATGACCATCTTTCTTAACATGAGTACCTGAACTTCACTTAACCCCCATGCATGGACTAAACCGTGAAGGTTCGGCTGCGACTCTCCGACTTTAATCATGGCAACCTCCCGTGTTGAGTTCTCTTTTCTACCTTATGAACGGGAAGGTGAATGGTGCCCATGTTTTTTAAAATATCTCCTACAAAGGAAGTGTAAATAATGTCAATGGGGGAAAAATGAGTAATAGAAGAAGGGAGGTGTTAGTCCATGGAAGCAGACATGAGTGTCGTACAGGTTATTGATCAAATTCGGAATCTTAAAACGACCGGGGGGTCTTTAAGTAAGAAGAAAGTGAAGGAGTCACACCCCCAGCTGATGAAAAACGCCCTTTACTATTTTCCAAGCTGGGAGCATGCGATCCAAAATGTGGAGTAGAGGAGCTTATCTTTAGCTCCTCCTTTAGTTTTACCAATTTATTTCCCGTTATTCCCCAAACATTTCTTCTTTCTTCGACTTTATTCGTCATTAGTTATTCGATGTTGTCCTTTTTTCACGGATACGTTCCCGTTCTTCGGTGAGCTTGAGGAATAACTCCTTATCACCTTCATCTAAGCATCGATCAATTTCTCTATCGAGTTCCTCTAATCGACGATCTTCTACTTGCTGGTCTAAATAGATTTCAGCAAGAATCCGTAATAGAATAGGGGTTTCATTTTCATCACGTATTTGTGGCTTGAAGTTTTCACGAACGGCTGAATATTGATGGCTTAGCATCTTTCCACGAAAGTGTAAGAGGATATAGATTCGATCCTTGTGATTGTTTTTTACATCTTGAAAAGCTTCCTCAGTATTGCTTGTGATCTTGCTATTCTTCCGGTATTCAAAAGGTATGGTTTCCGAACAGACCGTCGAAATAAGGATCGTACGGCTACTCGGATGTACTTTATCTACAAAATGAACCCTCTCTAGAATCTGGTCATGAGAGAGAAGAAAATCGAATAATTTTTTCACTTCAATCTTTTTAAAGCGATAGTTGTTCATAAACCATCGGATGAACTTTCTCTTATCGGATGCCGGCACCCACTTGCTCATGAATTTCCCCTCCAAACTCGCTGTTTCTTTCCTGATAAATAGTTGCAAAATAAACTGTCATTGATGATCAGTTGCCCCAATAAGCGGAAAGAAAGCATAGTCGATCCATCCAATGTACGTTATAATACATTATAGCAAAATTTTCTGACTTGCCATCCTAAAAAAAACGATGAGATAAAATGGGAGGGGAGATAAGTTGAATAAAACAATGGAATTAGGCCATCGCATCCACTTGATAGACGGTCACGATCTGGGTGTACCCGGTAGAACAGGTACTTATGTCCTTCATGAAGAACAGCTTACGATTGTCGAAACAAGCGCAAGCCCATCCGTTCCTTATATATTAGACGGGTTTAAGGAGTTAGGGATTGATCCTGCTGACTTAAAGTACATTATTGTTACCCATATCCATCTCGATCATGCTGGGGGAGCTGGACTATTACTGCAAAGCTGTCCACAGGCCAAAGTCGTTGTCCACCCTAAGGGAGCTCGACACCTCGCTCAGCCTAGCCGTCTAATTGAAGGGGCAAAGGCTGTCTACGGAGATCAATTTGACACTTTATTCCATCCTATTATTCCAGTTCCGGAGGACAGGCTCATCACAAAGGCTGATGGTGAAACCTTAGAGATTGGGCCCAACTGTAAGTTACGCTTCTTAGATACACCTGGTCATGCCAACCACCACTTCAGCATTTATGACCCGGTAAGTAATGGGATCTTTACAGGAGACACCCTAGGCGTTTATTACCATCAATTAGAGGCGGCAGGAATGAGCTTTTGTTTGCCTTCCACCTCACCGAATCAATTTGACCCAGAATCTATGCTCAACTCCATGGAGCGAATCCGCAACTTAGATGTAGATCGAATTTTCTTCGGTCACTTTAGCGTAGCAGAGAGAACGTCAGACATTTACAACCAAGTTGAGAAATGGGTTCCTATATTCGTGAATGTGGCAGAAGAGACGTTAAATCAAGGAGGGAATGAATCGGAAGTCTATAGACGACTATATCAAGTCGTTCAGGATTACTTACTTGAACGTCAGATACCGACTGATCATCCTGTATATGACATCCTGAAGCTTGACCTAGAGGTCGGTGCGATGGGGTTGGTTCATTACCTAAAAAAGAGGAAGTAAAAGGGGCAAACATTTGCCCCTTTTATGGTCCCAAGGCCGTGCGTACGTCCCTTAGGATTTGAGCAAAGTCGGGTTCACTCACGTCAATAGGATAGCCTGGTGTTGAGTAATTTGCCATATTATTGTTTACCCTAGCAATTTGTGTACTTAGCTCCTGATTCGTCGTAATATAAAGGTTATAGCCGGTCAAACCGGGTTCCTTGGCTTTAAGGCGTTGCCTAATGCGTTTAACCACCTTATCTGGGGGATCGATGGGGTCTGGTTTTGTGGATACGGCCATGATAATATCTTTCCCCTCTACAATCGCGATGGCCTCTCTTACGTTATGCACACGTTCCGCCTCATTTGATAACCTCGTTGCTAAATTTTTAGCTTTCACCGTGCTTTGATCATAAATGTAAGCTCGATTAGAATCGTACTCTCTAACAATATAACGATCTTCTCCTGGGATGGTTCTTTGGTTTGTTCTTACCCCGTCATCAAAGCCACAAGCGGACAAAACCCCAATGGCCAAGATGGGAAGAATAAGCTTTATTCTTATGGGATTCATCTCCTAACACCTCCTTAACGTTTATTTTGAAGAAATAAAGGGAGGATTAGTCAGGAGATTTATGGTTACGATTCTGAAGGAAGGCGTTTAGGCAGGATGATTTCTAATGTATCTTGATTGTATCTCGTTGTCATTCTATGTGCGTGAACAGGCGATGGCAAGGGGACAGTTTGTTGGGTTGCTCCAGCAAATTGCTGTGAACTATACCAAGCATGACTCTTCACCTCATAAGAGCTATTAACCTTACGAGATACGGTAAGCAGGTTCCCATGTACATAGACCGTAAAATCCTCTCTTCTTTTTACACCGGGCATCCTACACGTTGCTATAATTTGCTGATCCATTTCCCTTATCTTTATAGGGCTGAAGGATGGAGTTGGAAAGAGATGCTCTAATTCCTGTTTTAATCGTTCAAAGCTTTGGAACGGATCATAGGGTAACAAGGACATGCTGAAACCTCCTATATGTTAAGCGAATTACACTTCTCACCCATTCAGTTTATTCACAAAAAGCGACAAATGATATTGAACAGGGGAGTGGGGATGGCCTAAAAATAGGTAATAGCCACCTGTCATAAGACTATACGAAATTTCTAACCTAACATACTATAGGCTTAGTACGACCTTGAAGGAGGAGATAACGAAAATGCTACAAGATTCGATTTGCCTTACGAACTACGAAACTAGTGAAGTGATCTTCCTAGATCGTTTGACACATGAAGTGTTAAATCGAATACCTGTTGAGGAAAAACCGAGCGGGGCTCTTGTGGGGCCTGATGGAAAAAATATCTATGTCACTCATTGGAACTTTAATTTTATTTCTGTCATTGATAGCGATACTCACCAACTAGTTTCAAAAATCGTCCTCCCTCTTGAATCTAACAACAAGTTGGCGTTAGTCACTGATGGTAACCATCTCTATGTAATAGACCAAACCACAGCAGAATTTACGGTCATTGATCCCCTAATGAACGATCAAGCAGAGAGGGCAGAGCCGGTGCAAACTCCACTATTAACAGAACCTTCACCCAATCCGATAGACACCCCACAGACAGAAATGAACATTATTCCTCCGGAAGATTCTCTCGCCAAGGGAGGTCAGGTACTACCGCTAGAGCAGCCCCAATCCTTTGATCCAACCCTACTTCAGCCGTTACCGTCAAATCTTCCTAGCTCAGCCCCCATGGGTGATCTGCCTAATCTTCCTATGAACGGGTTAGATCCGAGCGCGTTTCATTTTGGAGCGATGAATCCGGGGGCAATGGATCCGGGGGCCATGAATCTGGGAGCATTGAATCCTGGAGCATTTAATTTTGGTGCCCTGAATCCGGGGGCATTTAACCCTGGAGCATTTAACTTCGGAGCAATGAATCCGGGGGCGATGAACCCTGGGGATCTTGGAGCACTGGGTTCTGGAGATCTAGTTCCTGGTCAGACTACGCCATTGGCAGATCTTACGGCAACCCTTCCAACAAGAGGACATAGAACTCAGCAGAAAGCATTGCTGCTTCGGCTTAGAGAGAAGGTTCGTCGCTTGAACCTGCCTGAGAACATGACCAAGAAGTTAGAAGCGAATCTACACCAAGCAGCTAGACACATAAGGGCATTCATTAAAAACTTAAAAACTTGCGTATCGCTCAAGCTCATTCCTTCCTATAGAGTTACTCCGATTATTCGAGAAGCGAGAAAACTACTCCATTAAAACTGAGGAAATCCCACTTATGCAAGCGGGATTTCCTCAGTTTTTTTCTATTTCATTCATCATTCGTAGAGCTTGACAAAGGACGATAGTCAATGTCAGTGGATTGAAACATCATGTCTTTGTACTCATAAGTGATTACGACTTCGCCTACGTATTCAGTGGGCGAGATCTGACCGCTTACAAAAGCTGTTAATTTATTATCCACTATGTTATAAGAGATCTGATTTCCAAAATGAAGGTGAGGAAACCAGTTTTCCGGAGGAGAGCTTACCTTCTCTTTAGAGATCATATGTTTCTCTTTTCCAACGCGGATTTCCATGTTTCCAGGACTTGATTTGGTAGATACATTTTTCCAAGTGATAGCCAAGGGTTGCTCAACATAGACCTCCTGTAACATATCGCCTGTTTTAATCACATGGGCTTCCGTAATATGAATGCCGTTTCCAGTACTAGTCGTAAGCAATACAATAATTTCTTTTTGACCATCCTCATCTATGTCATGAAAAAGCATTTGGTGTGGACGGCTGACTGAGGCATTCCAAAACGGGAACTTTCGTACTTTGTCTCCTACACGCAACTCAAACTTTTCATACATACCATCTCGTTCAATTGCAAAAAGACCAGCTTTGGCCTCCGGTAGGCTATTTATCTGTTCAGGAGTAGGCTGTTTCTGAGTAATGGTAACACTCTGAGAAAGTTCGTCCCAAATCACCTCAGCCTGCAATGCTTCCGCAACCGATCGGACAGGAACCAAGACTCTCCCGTTTACCAATTGAGGGGGGACATCTGGCTTAATTTCCTTATGGTTGACAATTAATTTGATCGTTTGCGCGGCCAGTACCGTTTGACTGAGAAGGAATAAAAGGAATAATGGAATTAACCATCTGATTTTCATTTTCGTTCCTCCCTTTGTTATGAGCTGCTGTTAGTCTTTCCCAGTTCATGAATGTTCATGAGAATTGACTCAATAACAAATTAAACTAAATATACTAAATTTACTGATTTATTAATTGCAAACGCATACATTCTGTTGTAGAATAGCCTTAACAAGATTTCCCAACCCAGAAAAAACAGGAGGAATTACATATGAGGCAAGGCAATAGGGTAAAATTTGAAGTGATGATCTGTTCAAATGACAATTGCGATGTTTGGTATCGACTCGGTAGCCACTTCTTCTTAACTTGTCCTAACTGCAAAGTCGACATGGTTAAGTCTGAAAAAGAAATAGAACAAAGAAAGATCGTATAGTTTATTTCGCTTCTGTCACAATGATGATAGAGAAAGATTGGAGAAAGCTAGGGAATGAAAAGGTTACCTGTGGTCATAGAGATGGTTGGCTTTTGGCGATGCTATGGATGTCATAAATCCTTTTGGGGACCTCGAAAGTATGAACACAACTCATCGGCAGATTACTGTACCATCTGTTTTGGACAGAAGCGATTTAGAGAGTTAAAGGAACGATACCGGGTAAAGAAGCACAAAACAAGAGCCTAGAATCCATGTGGATTCTAGGCTCTTGTTCATTATTCTTCACGACTATTAAGACAACGCTCGCACTCATACAAGTAAGACTCATGTTGCTCTTGAATATCACAACCACATTCCACACAAATTTTCACAGGTAAATTACGATAAAAATCTAATCCTAACATCGAACATCCCTCCGAAGGTTTATATTTCTATTGTATTATAACAGTATTATTATTGTTACTGTGTTATGTTACTATTTTTCCATTTATTGTGACCAATTATTCAATGGGTTGATTGTGGTTTCGGGTGACTATGAGAGGGGGGGTGATACCTGAAAACTGCGGGGCCTCGATTTGAGGGTGTTAGAGAGGGGGGTTGATGCCCCCAAAACCACTGGACCGCGTTTTTGGGGTGTAATCTGGGGTTTTGGGTACCCGAAATTGGTTGGACCGCGTTTTGGGGGTGTCAATCTGGGGGGTTGATACCCCCAAAACCACCGGGCCTCGATTTGAGGGTGTCAATGAGGGGGTTTGACACCCCCAAAACCACTGGACCGCGTTTTGGGGGTGTCAATGAGGAGAGTCCCCTTACGAAAAAAAGGGTGACACCTAGAAGTCGGTTTTACCGACCTTAGGGACACCCTCTAAAACTTGAGCTACTGATATCCTGTTGGCCCACCATTTAATAAGTGGGGGAATAAGAAAGAGGATAAAAAACATACGAAAAAGCTGATACGCCGTAACAATAGATAAATCAACTTTTACCTCCTTAGCTGTAACCCCCATCTCGGCCACTCCGCCAGGGGAAGTACAGAGGAAGGCGTTGACTAAGGACATTGGATGCCAATACACCAGAACCGAAGCTATTCCTAGAGTAAAAAAGACAACAGCAACACTTGCAGCAATGGAAAAGGGGGCTAATGTCTTCCAATTGCTTAGACTCCCTGTATTCATTCCGATCCCCATATGTGCTCCAACCAATACTTGAGAAAGGAGCAAGGCTGGCTCAGGTAGTTCTGGGGCAGGTACTCCAACTAGAACTAAAACAGAAGTAGCAAGCAACGGTCCCAATAAAGGGGCAGTAGGGAGGGAGATTTTCTTCCCTATCCAAACCCCTATCACGACTGCCAAAATAAAGGTCAAAACCACCCAAAAGTTCATGCCGGTTACTTGATTGGATTCGGATAATGGAACAGTGCTGCCAAGATCAGCATCTAACCCATGCCCTACAAGAAAAGGCACGAGGAAGATTACGGATAATAACCGTAGCGTTTGCATAAAGGTTACGACGGTTGAATCTACCCCGCGAAGTTCCTCGCCTAACATAACCATCTGCGATAATCCCCCTGGTACAGAACCAATCATCCCTGTCATTAGCGATATCTTACAAGTTCTTGTAAGGATATATCCCATTAAAAAGCTAAATAAAATGACTAGAACCGTAGCAACTAACATAGTAGGAAGATGACTTGCCACCTGTACCAGGGTTTCTCTTGTGAAGGAGACACCTAATAAGTAACCAAGTCCCATCAATCCAATATTACGGAAGGACAATGGCCAGAAGAGTACTCGATTCGTTACCATCTTCCAAACCATAACCGTGGTCATCGGACCTAACAACCAAGCCAGAGGGATATGTAATTGAGAAAAAAGAATCCCACCGATAACAGAAATCACTAACGTTTCGAGAAATGATGTTATTTTCCCATACGTTGTATCCAAATTACCTCATCACCTTTTATTTCCATCAATCTAAAAAGTCTCTACTTACATTAAACTCC includes these proteins:
- the yhfH gene encoding protein YhfH; translation: MLGLDFYRNLPVKICVECGCDIQEQHESYLYECERCLNSREE
- a CDS encoding copper amine oxidase N-terminal domain-containing protein, encoding MKIRWLIPLFLLFLLSQTVLAAQTIKLIVNHKEIKPDVPPQLVNGRVLVPVRSVAEALQAEVIWDELSQSVTITQKQPTPEQINSLPEAKAGLFAIERDGMYEKFELRVGDKVRKFPFWNASVSRPHQMLFHDIDEDGQKEIIVLLTTSTGNGIHITEAHVIKTGDMLQEVYVEQPLAITWKNVSTKSSPGNMEIRVGKEKHMISKEKVSSPPENWFPHLHFGNQISYNIVDNKLTAFVSGQISPTEYVGEVVITYEYKDMMFQSTDIDYRPLSSSTNDE
- a CDS encoding TetR/AcrR family transcriptional regulator, which translates into the protein MTSKKELIYKGALKAFSQHEFSETTMDYIAEVSSVAKGTLYYYFKTKEELFLYVLEKGIDTLIQEVDQVIQSPLPRDEMLVKLLKVHLKFFAEKTELCQLLMSKFWGTHTMQGEVQKLIHRYFSKMEGFYTELQQEGYISATANIRTLASSLFGMVMFTALREIELGHEVYTKEIKASLIMLCNGVLKAEQITPFPHHLSLEE
- a CDS encoding AbrB family transcriptional regulator, whose amino-acid sequence is MDTTYGKITSFLETLVISVIGGILFSQLHIPLAWLLGPMTTVMVWKMVTNRVLFWPLSFRNIGLMGLGYLLGVSFTRETLVQVASHLPTMLVATVLVILFSFLMGYILTRTCKISLMTGMIGSVPGGLSQMVMLGEELRGVDSTVVTFMQTLRLLSVIFLVPFLVGHGLDADLGSTVPLSESNQVTGMNFWVVLTFILAVVIGVWIGKKISLPTAPLLGPLLATSVLVLVGVPAPELPEPALLLSQVLVGAHMGIGMNTGSLSNWKTLAPFSIAASVAVVFFTLGIASVLVYWHPMSLVNAFLCTSPGGVAEMGVTAKEVKVDLSIVTAYQLFRMFFILFLIPPLIKWWANRISVAQVLEGVPKVGKTDF
- a CDS encoding MBL fold metallo-hydrolase encodes the protein MNKTMELGHRIHLIDGHDLGVPGRTGTYVLHEEQLTIVETSASPSVPYILDGFKELGIDPADLKYIIVTHIHLDHAGGAGLLLQSCPQAKVVVHPKGARHLAQPSRLIEGAKAVYGDQFDTLFHPIIPVPEDRLITKADGETLEIGPNCKLRFLDTPGHANHHFSIYDPVSNGIFTGDTLGVYYHQLEAAGMSFCLPSTSPNQFDPESMLNSMERIRNLDVDRIFFGHFSVAERTSDIYNQVEKWVPIFVNVAEETLNQGGNESEVYRRLYQVVQDYLLERQIPTDHPVYDILKLDLEVGAMGLVHYLKKRK
- a CDS encoding protein-glutamine gamma-glutamyltransferase, with amino-acid sequence MIKVGESQPNLHGLVHAWGLSEVQVLMLRKMVMSPQLYSYQSFKQLYFELKLRENLVSSGAGLSYSGATFAVFESSRCNEHYWTRTDNGGFLLKPNVTTAEGIRDIFVNGRLYAFECTTAIMIVCYKAILDTIPEATFNRLFPNLFLWNGYYDEDLALTQQPVSDGLPGDIRYFKNPDHSSPEWQGENAVYLGNGNYFGHGVGIASGEMIIMFLNRLRIPGSMQSAFLMKEAFFPNFKYLAQYDRDVVPSPEMRSPLSSLPLIITNVGSTTYLSI
- a CDS encoding YpiB family protein, giving the protein MSKWVPASDKRKFIRWFMNNYRFKKIEVKKLFDFLLSHDQILERVHFVDKVHPSSRTILISTVCSETIPFEYRKNSKITSNTEEAFQDVKNNHKDRIYILLHFRGKMLSHQYSAVRENFKPQIRDENETPILLRILAEIYLDQQVEDRRLEELDREIDRCLDEGDKELFLKLTEERERIREKRTTSNN
- a CDS encoding Hsp20/alpha crystallin family protein, whose amino-acid sequence is MSLLPYDPFQSFERLKQELEHLFPTPSFSPIKIREMDQQIIATCRMPGVKRREDFTVYVHGNLLTVSRKVNSSYEVKSHAWYSSQQFAGATQQTVPLPSPVHAHRMTTRYNQDTLEIILPKRLPSES
- a CDS encoding YhcN/YlaJ family sporulation lipoprotein encodes the protein MNPIRIKLILPILAIGVLSACGFDDGVRTNQRTIPGEDRYIVREYDSNRAYIYDQSTVKAKNLATRLSNEAERVHNVREAIAIVEGKDIIMAVSTKPDPIDPPDKVVKRIRQRLKAKEPGLTGYNLYITTNQELSTQIARVNNNMANYSTPGYPIDVSEPDFAQILRDVRTALGP